A region of the Phaeodactylum tricornutum CCAP 1055/1 chromosome 1, whole genome shotgun sequence genome:
AGGATATGTAAAGCCAGCATGAGCGATCGAGAACGAGACAGACGGTTTCGATTCTGCAATATTTGTACTATCCGACGACACTGGCTCGATATCAAATGGTGTCTGATCTCACAGCCACTAGATTCTCAATTTTCATCCGGGCGCTTTCGTTGAGACCATGGTGTCTTTGACTATGAGAGGTACTCACCGCTCCCCACAGCTTATGAATGCTGACAAAAAAACCAAGTATTACCATCGATGTGGGTGAAAGTATTGCCTTATTTTGACTTCATACTTGTACCTATACTGTAATATGTTTTCCGTGACAAGATTTTTCAGAGGATTTTCCTCGCGAACACAACTTGCTTTTTCCTTTCGTTCCCGGCATTCCATGATCACCCATGCACAAACCACTCGTATCTTCTCTAGCAGTGTTATAGACGCGAAAGTCAGCAATCGTAGAAGTTTCAAAGAACTCGCGGTCCATCCGAGTATTCACAATTATATCCAACTGATTGGGGTCGGTATCCCGCCCCGGCggagcaagaagaaatctCAAAGGATCGCCATCGAACCTGGTCGATTCCGAGAtcgacgaggaggaagagcGATGAATCCAGAAGCTACCGAAGACCAAAAACGTGAGCGACATTGGAAACCACCGCCTCCGTTTGGACCCAAAGCCTTTCCCGTTAAAGTCGTTGGGAATGTCGCCACTTTGGACGATCACTACCCTGCCAACCACAAGAACATTCCGGAAATTGTCCTCGCGGGCCGTTCCAACGTGGGTAAATCCACCCTGCTCAACGCCTTGCTGTATGGAAACAAGCACGCCGATGCCGTTGTGAGGCAGCGTGTGCGCGGAAAGACGCCGGAATCGGTCAAGCAACCCAAGGGCATGAAGGCCACAACCAGCGACAAACCAGGAGAAACGCGAGCCATTACATTTTATCAACTAGCGGCTCGTTTGGAGCGAGAAAACGGTGTCTTTTATGATCATGCTCTCCGACTGGTCGATTTACCGGGGTATGGCTTTGCCTACgcgaaagaagaagcagcTCGCAGATATCGAGCGCTTATGGCCGACTATCTGTTAAAACGTGGAAACAAGTATCTAAAACGGGTGTTACTATTAATTGATGCGAGGCATGGTATGAAGAAAGCTGATGTTGACTTTCTGATGGACTTACAAGAACACAGTCGACACTTGCAAGAAAATAGTCGACTGGATggaaagaggaaaaagaaTGCTCAATTGCCTCCGATACAGCTGGTTCTGACTAAATGTGATTTGGTGACCCGGGCGGACTTGGCGCGCCGAGTGGCTCAAGTACGATCACAGTTGTCGGACTGCTTTATACGAGAACCAAGTCAGCTTCCGGTAATGCTAGTGAGCGCCCGCGCCGGTGTAGGATACAATAACGTCGTGGGGGACAAAGCTCGTGGTGGAGTACTAGAACTGCAGAAGGAAATAGTCGCTTTGGTGACACCCAAGGCACGTGAAGAGAAAGAGCTCGACAAGCAAAAGCCTGAACGACGTACTGATCACAGACGGCAACGATAACGTATTGAGTAGTCGAGAAAATAAAATTTATAACGATCTCTAGCTAGTTTTGCAGTACCGAACGCTTGGAGCCCGCGCTGTTGACTTGTCGCCGCTTTCGGGGGGAATCCATTCCTAGAAATGAAGGTGAAGCTTCACGTTTGGAACGAGTCGACTGCTTTAGTAACGTGTCTGCATCATGCTTCCGCTGACGGCATTTCGGCTCTTTGGCTGGTGCTCGACGTAATGGAAACTTCGGTGCCACTCCCTGAAGCAAGCCGTTGGTTGATGGGGCCACAGGAGCTGCTTCAAGAAGGCTCTGGCGAAACTTCCGTAGGCTGGACGGTGATTCGCCCATAAAGGCGGGGGCTGCCTTTCGGCGCGGGCGGTTACCGGAGACCACGGTAGGTGATTCAAGAGCATCGGTAGGGTTGCCAATGCTCCTTGAACGCCCGTAACCAATTGGAGTTTGCACTACCGAAGCTTCTCTATCCGACAGGGGACGGTGCGTATCTTCCCTTTGCTCACAACCTTTTCTGGCTACGGACAGATCTGGTTCCGCCGTCGACTTGCTCGGTCCTTCAAGTGCGCCCAGCACAGACCCCCGCGGTCGCCCCCGCTGGCCCGCGGTGCACTTGATGCGGACCACAACCTTTGCACCCGTCGTGGGCCAGACCGCCACCAGTCGTTGGGATTGAGATTTGGCACCCAATTTGACGAGCTTACGTTTGCGCTCAACGGCCGAGGGTTTGATAGCGGTGCTGGTTCGCACCGGTACCGGCGCATCCAGCGAGTTGTAGTCCGAGTCGTACGATATGGATTTCAGCGTGCCGACACTTCGACGGGAAAGGTTCTTCGGTTCCGAACAAGGATCCGAGCCGTCGTCAATAATGTCCCATTCCTCCTTATCGGCATCCAGCGTGCGCTTCACAGATTTGCTCTTAATGGGAATACAAAAGCTAGACGAAATATCGACTTCCTTGCCGAGTGACTCGTCCACCAGCTTGTATTTCGGTCGGCCTTCTACCCGCGGCTTGTCCGATCCAAAGGTCCCGACTTGAATCATGGGAGCCAAGTGGCACCACTTGAGATCAGGAATAAAGGTCAAGACGTACCAGTAATCGTAGTTGGATCCTTCCGTCATTGCTCCCGCTTTGAGCCGGACAACCTTATTGAAAAGCGAATACTTGATATCCCGGTCGGAAGGTGTACCTCCCGTCAAAGAGTTCCGTCTTTCGATATCGTCGACAACGGTCGGTTCCGCGATGACCGCAGGCGGGTGTGCTTTTTCAAAGGACGCCAATTCCTTGTCGTACTGCTCCTTGTCGAGGCGGTACTTGATGCGGGCTTGTTCGGCTACTTTTTCGTACCGCTCCTTGAGACGATCCGGTACCGCCTTCCAGCGATCGGCCAAGAGTTTGGAGCTTTCTGCCACGGACAATCCTTCTAGTTTGTCTTTCCAAACCACACGTTGTTGATTGGCAAAGATCAGGTACGCACTCACCGGTCGCTTGGGTGGTACCGGTTCATCCGGATGAGTGCGCCGACGTTTAGCACTGGGTTTGACGGCGTTCATTTTGCCGTTGGCTAAAGACACGGATTTGGCGACGGTGGTAGACACGCGTTTGACGGGCGAGGGTGGTAAGAGGAGAGGACTAGCGGAGTAGGGTGAAATGGGAACGGCCAAGGACTGGAGGAAGGGACGGTGTTTGGAGCCGCGGCGACAATTGAGTTGAAGAGCCATCATGTAACTGGGCTCGCCCTCTTCAAAATCGTCGTCGGGAAACGCCCAGTGCGCGTACGGCTTCCATGCTTCGTCGACCACGTCTAGGTGCGATACTTTGATGCGGGTGCCGTCCTTGAGACGTGAGTTGCTGAGAAGATCGGGGAGTCGTATTTGGTTGGCTTGTACCAAGGCCAAACAATCGAGGCCGAATTTGCGAGCGATCGACCGGGGTGTctcgttttctttggcgaGGTACCATTGCGGTTGGTTGGCGGGGGATGGTGGTGGACAGGATCCGATGTTTTCGTAAACAGGCACGAGGAGGACCGTCCCTTCCAAAAGGCGACTGGAGGGGCTTAGATCTGTGTAAACGGTGTGGTTCAAAAAGACCATATCCCAGGCGTCCACTTGGTGCGTCTTGGCAATTTCGCTGACGGTTTCTCCCGCCTTTCGTACGGCGTAGGTGGTGACTTTGGACGTGACGCGTTCGGGATGCGTGGCGAGGGAATTGTTTTTCTCGGGTGAGTTGGTGGGAACCGGGTCGGCGACGGGTTCCTCATCCTCACTGGCGTTGCCCACGGTGTGTTGATTGGTGTGATAcctactgctgctgctgttatTGGTACCGTCCATGCTGCCACGAAGCTGAGCCTGTCGGTGCAGCGTGGCTTCGTCCTGCATGACGGCTCCGACGCGCAAAAATCCCATGGATTCGTAAAAGGGGATCGAATTGTCGGTGGCTTGCAGAACCACGTAATCGTAGTTGCATTTGCCGGTCGCTCGCATACactccaattcttcaatgACGAGGGA
Encoded here:
- a CDS encoding predicted protein, translated to MNAVKPSAKRRRTHPDEPVPPKRPVSAYLIFANQQRVVWKDKLEGLSVAESSKLLADRWKAVPDRLKERYEKVAEQARIKYRLDKEQYD
- a CDS encoding predicted protein — its product is MITHAQTTRIFSSSVIDAKVSNRRSFKELAVHPSIHNYIQLIGVGIPPRRSKKKSQRIAIEPGRFRDRRGGRAMNPEATEDQKRERHWKPPPPFGPKAFPVKVVGNVATLDDHYPANHKNIPEIVLAGRSNVGKSTLLNALLYGNKHADAVVRQRVRGKTPESVKQPKGMKATTSDKPGETRAITFYQLAARLERENGVFYDHALRLVDLPGYGFAYAKEEAARRYRALMADYLLKRGNKYLKRVLLLIDARHGMKKADVDFLMDLQEHSRHLQENSRLDGKRKKNAQLPPIQLVLTKCDLVTRADLARRVAQVRSQLSDCFIREPSQLPVMLVSARAGVGYNNVVGDKARGGVLELQKEIVALVTPKAREEKELDKQKPERRTDHRRQR